A window of the Hordeum vulgare subsp. vulgare chromosome 5H, MorexV3_pseudomolecules_assembly, whole genome shotgun sequence genome harbors these coding sequences:
- the LOC123453112 gene encoding protein GRAVITROPIC IN THE LIGHT 1 produces MASKAVTIGDLIHRVASSCLSNRFPGTYTLDGSDLDASDDDDDPFADFGDAADADADAEDECPRPTVRADEGDEEASRLRIWEEAEEEKRRANNAAAAKEAEAKKVEGAERAGDAEALMAEVFDAVSGVRRAYAALQGAHCPWDPDRMRAADAGVVAELRHLARLRDRFRRAAASPGGRIPRPSPSAPPLREAVAPYEAALDDLRRQLQGKQAEVDGLKEKLAAAATRRSNARLHPSKKHHHILAAAPAAEVGAPTAELFVACAEQARAATRAFAAHLLHLLRAAGLDPAAATRSVTKIPVTSPQLAKHALEAHATAVLLGGFEHESFYLDGSLSSLLDPAAFRRERYAQYRDMRGMDPGELLGVLPTCSFGRYAASKFASLLPPRVEEAVLGGDEHKKAGAHPRTPFYGEFLRAAKAVWLLHLLAFALEPPPSHFEAGRGAEFHPEYMESVAGSAPRGGMVVGFAVAPGFKLCNAAVVRARVYLVPRGSRQ; encoded by the coding sequence ATGGCGAGCAAGGCGGTCACCATCGGCGATCTGATCCACCGCGTCGCCTCCTCCTGCCTCTCCAACCGCTTCCCGGGCACCTACACCCTCGACGGCTCCGACCTCGACgcctccgacgacgacgacgacccctTCGCCGACTTTGGGGAcgccgccgacgccgacgccgacgcggAGGACGAGTGCCCGCGCCCCACGGTCCGGGCGGACGAGGGGGACGAGGAGGCCAGTAGGCTCAGGATctgggaggaggcggaggaggagaagcggCGGGCCAACAATGCCGCCGCGGCGAAGGAGGCGGAGGCCAAGAAGGTGGAGGGGGCCGAGCGGGCGGGCGACGCGGAGGCGCTCATGGCGGAGGTGTTCGACGCGGTCTCCGGCGTGCGGCGCGCGTACGCGGCGCTGCAGGGCGCGCACTGCCCCTGGGACCCCGACCGGATGCGCGCCGCCGACGCCGGCGTCGTCGCCGAGCTCCGCCACCTCGCGCGCCTCCGCGACCGCTTCCGCCGCGCCGCGGCTTCCCCGGGCGGCCGCATCCCGCGCCCCAGCCCCTCCGCCCCGCCGCTCCGCGAGGCCGTCGCGCCCTACGAGGCCGCGCTCGACGACCTCCGCCGACAGCTCCAGGGCAAGCAGGCCGAGGTGGACGGGCTCAAGGAgaagctcgccgccgccgccacccgccGCAGCAACGCGCGCCTCCACCCCTCCAAGAAGCACCACCACatcctcgccgccgcccccgccgcgGAGGTCGGCGCGCCGACGGCGGAGCTGTTCGTCGCATGCGCCGAGCAGGCCCGCGCGGCGACGCGGGCGTTCGCGGCGCACCTCCTCCACCTGCTCCGCGCGGCTGGGCTGGACCCAGCGGCGGCCACGCGGTCCGTCACCAAGATCCCGGTCACCTCCCCGCAGCTCGCCAAACACGCGCTGGAGGCGCACGCCACGGCCGTCCTGCTCGGCGGCTTCGAGCACGAGTCCTTCTACCTGGACGGGTCCCTCTCGTCCCTCCTCGACCCGGCGGCGTTCCGGCGGGAGCGGTACGCGCAGTACCGCGACATGCGCGGCATGGACCCGGGCGAGCTCCTGGGCGTGCTCCCGACCTGCTCCTTCGGGCGGTACGCCGCCAGCAAGTTCGCGTCCCTGCTCCCGCCGCGCGTGGAGGAGGCCGTCCTCGGCGGCGACGAGCACAAGAAGGCGGGGGCGCACCCGCGGACGCCGTTCTACGGTGAGTTCCTGCGGGCGGCCAAGGCGGTGTGGCTGCTGCACCTGCTGGCGTTCGCGCTGGAGCCGCCGCCCAGCCACTTCGAGGCCGGCCGCGGCGCCGAGTTCCACCCGGAGTACATGGAGAGCGTGGCCGGGTCCGCTCcccgcggcggcatggtggtcgGGTTCGCGGTGGCGCCGGGGTTCAAGCTGTGCAACGCCGCCGTGGTGCGCGCCCGGGTGTACCTCGTGCCCCGCGGCAGCCGACAGTGA